Genomic DNA from uncultured Methanospirillum sp.:
GAAAAATTCCTCAACATAAATTTTTTCTTCAGAATGTTTGTCTGAAAAACGATAATTTATCGAAAGTCTCTGAAATAACACATTCGTTGACAGATAGAACCATTTTAGAAAGATCTGATACCTGATCTTTTCTCCCATATCCGTATGGTATAGAATCCGGTAATGCCAAAAAAAATAATTTAGAGAAGTGGAGAGAATACCCGGGAAATTGAGAGTTTTAACTTTATCTTTGATGGAAGTGCAGCAAACCGGTCTTTATCCAGTGGAGAACAGACCTCAAGATCTTTGAGGAAGTAATTCTTCAGTTCTTTTGCAATCTCCTGATCATACATGATGGCATTTGTCTCAAAATTTAACCGGAAACTCCTGACATCCCAGTTCGCACTTCCCACAGATGCAGCAGCCTCATCTATAACGATAGTTTTTGCATGAATAAAACCGGAATCATACGTATATGCTTTCACTCCGGATTCGAGCAGTTGTTCGATATACGAATACCCTGCCCAGTATACAAACCAGTGATCTGGTTTTGCCGGCATCATTATTCTGACGTCAATTCCTGATAATGCGGCCATTCGTAATGCATCAAGGATACTGTCATCAGGAATAAAATAGGGCGTCTGAATGTAAACCGATTCAGATGCCAACTGAATCAGTTTCAGGTATGATTCTTTTATCGGATTCCAGTACGTATCCGGACCACCGGAGACGATCTGCATCGGGAGCCATGTGCCAGAAGAATCATGTCGATCCGGGAAATACCTTTGATCATATATCAGTTCATCCTCTTTGGCAGCATAATTCCAGTCAAGGAAGAACCTGATCTGCATTGCTGCAACACTATCTCCATCAACCTGCACTGCAGTATCACGCCATGGAGCCCACTCAACAATCCTGCTGAGATAGTCATCTCCAATATTAAATCCCCCAATAAACCCGGTTTTCCCATCAATAATTGCAATCTTCCGATGATTACGGTAATTAATCCTGGGATGAGTTATATGAATGAGCGATGGGAAGAAGAACGCCAGTTTGCCACCTGCTTCAAGGTATGGCTTAAAAAATTCCTTACCAGGTCCGGCAGCACCCAGGCCGTCACCTAGAAATCTGACTGATACCCCTGCACGTGCTCGTTCTATTAGTGCAGTAAATATTTCATTCCCGATCTCATCATCTTTGAGAATGTAATACTCCATATGGATATGATCTTGTGCACCGCGAATTGCCTCAAGGAGTGCAGAAAATTTGTCGTTACCATCAACAAAAATGCGTACCTTATTATGCACGGTGACAAGAGCACGACTGCTCTCCATTAGCATCAACATCATCCGGCGATACGACTCTGGAATCGGTTGTCCAATAGGCAGATCTTCCCGGAAGAGTTCCTTCTTCTGAAGTTTGATTATTTCAGATACGTGCTCATCATCCTCCTTTTTGATTTTAAACATCCGATCCCGGTAGAAACTCTGCCCGAAAAAGAGATAGAGAACGAACCCGATGACCGGGATAAACACGAGGACCATGAGCCAGGCAATCGTAGCAGTAGGATTCTTTCGCTCAATAAAAACAACGGTAATCGCAAAACAAATATTCAGGATCAGGATAATCGGAAGAATAAAGTCGTGTATTATAGTCGATAATGTACTCATGGCAATTTATGCTCCTGGAGATTAAGTCATTTTTAGAGGATATAAAAGGTAGGTTTATCTGTTTTTCTGCAAAATGTTATTGTAAGTCAGAGAGACTGGAGCCTGAAATTCTCACGATTTGCTCCATACTGTATTTTAAGAATATAGATATCATCCCATTATAAACGATTCTTCCTATATATTCCGGTAATAAAAACAATCCAGTCTTGTTGGAGACTTTATCTATTCTTGACAGAAATATCAGTCGAATCAAAGATATTCAACATTTTTTTAATAATCTTCTTCCCATTGAGGTACACATTAACGAGATGTCTTTTAAAAAAGTATATCTGACTGAAAGTAAATTCCACATATATGAAAGCGAACCTGCTTCTTGTACTGGTTTTTTTTATCATCCTGGGAATCTATTCGGTTAGTGCCGAATCATCAATGAATCTTACCGGAAAATGGGTTGAAGAAAAAATTGAAGGATTCAGGTATTCTGGAGAACTGTTGAACTCCACAGGTACTGAAGATTACTGGATTCTCAATCAAACGGGAAACGTGGTCTTTGGTACGAACGTCTTTAATGATTCTACAAAGATGGTCGAGGAGCTAATTGCCGGTAGTATCAGATCTGATGGAAAGACAGTATTTATTGTTGATTCAAGCGGAGGGACTTATATTGCAGATATAACCGCTGATGATACTCTCACGATTAATTACATCAATACCGGAACGAAAAAAGCAGAGTCAAACTATGCCTTTGCATTATATCAGGTTCTGAAACGGGAAAAGTAAACTATACACTTTTTTACCACATTTATGGTGATTTGAGGGCGAGTAATGATCCAATCTTTATCTCCTCATCTTCAACATCTGACCGATATACAAAGGAAAATTATAACAGGTAAATTGTGAACAAATTTAGCATTATTCCATATATTATAGCGATATACCAGTTCTTTATAATCCTGTGCTCTTCTTTTACGTGAATTACGATTCAGAAAATCAGCCAAATGTCCGGATAGCAAGAAACCGTATGATTATACCGGTCAATATTATGTTGATGCTCATCCCCACGATACTGTCAGGATCAATCTGTATAAAAAAATTGGATGTCACCTGCAATAAAAGCAAATTCATCCCAATATTAATAGCAATACCGATTTATAGTCCTGTATTATAATCCTGTTATATGGTATTTTTCAGATATCTGAATAAAAAATGGTCAATCATCAACCATATGGTGAGATTCGTATACCAGATCGGTGTGAACGAGGAGGAGAACGCAGAAGAGAACATCCTTAATACCTTGCATTATTCGTACCAAAGATAGAATAACCTCCTACTCCTTGAATGTCTTAAGCAGGATACATGATTCTGTTAACTTTCTCAATCACAGAGAATGAGTACATTAAGGAGATATTCTCCTATCTGTAGGACATATCTATCGGTTTTGAATAGTCAGCTTAAAGTTCAGTGTGATCATTAAGGACGTTTCAATCAATTTGTCCTCAGTGAATAAGATTAAGTGGTTATTTACTGACTACGTATTACCTGTAATCAAACTTCTGATTAACTGGGAAATTAGGAGTAAGGAGAATATGAGATTTTTCCGCCTGATCTGGATAATAATTACATTTCTGATACTAATCTCCATGATTAATTCTGTGTCTGGAATATCTGAACCGGGAGAACTGAATCAGACAAATACAAAATCACTGGTTATGGTATATATGGTCGGAAGTGACCTGGAATCTGAAGGAGGGGCAGCCACAGATAATATCAAAGAGATGATTAAAGGAGCTGGTGATATCGTTCCAGATGATCTCCAGATTATTGTGGCATATGGAGGAGCAAATAAGTCCGGCTGGAAAGGGATGACAATCGCCACATATGATCAAATAAAGAAGGACCTTGAGAATGGTGTAATCGGAGATGACAACATCAGTAGTTATTCAAACCCTTCTCTGGATATGGGTTCCCCAGCCGGATTAAAAACATTTATTGAATGGACCAAAGATCGATGGAATGGAAATACCACCTACATGATCTTCTGGGATCATGGTAGCGGTTATCAGGGATATGGGTCTGATGAAATAACAGGAAATAAAGAGAATGTATCAGATATTCAAACTGCTTTCAAGGAGACCAATTTTAAGTCCGATGTAATAGGCTTTGATGCATGTCTTATGAGTGAACTTGAGGTCATTTCGGCCTTATCTCCCTTTGGAACATATTTCGTAGGCTCAGAAGAGACAGAACCAGGTTCCGGATGGACATACGATACATGGATGAAAGTTCTGGCCCAGGATCCATCGCAAAATCCTCTGACTGTTTGCAGAACAATCGTGGATTCTTATGTAAATGCATCAGGTGACGGGGGACGAACCCTCGCCATTATAGATCTAAAGCAAATTCCAGATGTTGTTTCCAGGTTGGATGAACTCGGTGTATCACTAAATAAGGTACTTGAAGAGGAGAACGGACTGAGAGTTCTTGGAAAAGCATATCGGAACACGACGAAATTTGCCCAGGAACCAGGGGATGAAGGGGGAACGAGTCTAGATCTTCCATTATTACTCCAGTATCTGATCTCTCATGTTCAGGATTCAGGTTCCTCAAGCTCTTCTGTGAACGATTCGGCAGCCAAAGCTATTGTCTATGAACGACATGACAAATATATCACGGACGCGAAAGGTCTCTCTATTCTGGATCCACAGGGCACAACACATGATCTGTATGTAGAGGATGGAGTAAATGCCAGGGTATCACCCGCCTGGGATTCCTTTACTGAAGATTTCCTGAAAAAACTTGCAAGTGATACAGATAAACCTGCCCTCAATAGTACCGGAGAAAACGAATACATAATTGAGGATACCAGTGACACAGCATCGGTCTGGATTGGATATTATGCCTATGATCCAACAGCTGACCAAATCACGGAAATAGGAAATATTCCGGCAATGGAGGATGCATCTGGAAAATTCTCAATTCCTGAGTGGGATGGAACATGGTATTACCTGAAAGATACTGCCGATCCAGACAATCACGCCCTACTCGGTTTATCATATGAAGATATGACCGATGATGGGATTGTTCAGTTCTCTTCAAAATTAAACCTTATCCAGAATGGAGAAAATAATACCATTTACCTCTCGGCTTATATAGATCCCAGTGTCAGAGAAGCAGATCTCGATTTCAGACCTTATACAATCGAAGATAATGGAGAAATATTGCTATCCCGGACTCTGTTAGAACCCAAAGCAGGAGATACGATAAACACGTATGCTCCTCTGATACAACAGGAAGGGACTGACCAGAACTGGATCTCAACAGGGTCGCTTTCTCTCAAGGGACCTGTCGAGATGGTTCATGACATTCTTCCTGATGGAATATACGGAATTGGATTGGTCGCAGATTATGGGAATGGATACCAGAGCAATTCACCAATAGAGAAGATCGAGATATCTGGTGGAAAGATCGTACGGGAAGGAAACCTTACGATCTAACCATTGGTTCACCTCTATTGCCTTTTTAGAATTTGCCAATTCCATTTTTTAAAAAACGCCCTCTATATATAAAGACATAGATAATATCCACGCAATGATATACCCTTAGTATGTCTCTTCTGGATTTGTCTCATGGGAGATGGGGGGAAAGATGGATTCTATGATTGGTATCAAATGGCAGATAGTGTAGACGATTTTTCGAATGGGTGAGAAAGAAGAACCCCTCACATATGTACACAACTGCAGGTTCTTATTCGATCACGCTCTCTCTCAGAAATGCGAACTGTGGTGGTAGCCTGAGAATTCCAAATGCAATAGTTGTATCGTAATTTTATCTTTGAACTCCTTTTTTTATAAGCAACAATCTCTGTATCATTCTAAGTTGTAAAAACACGGGGATGGGTATCTTCACTTGTGGGACAGAAAAAAAGTACAGCTAGCGTCTGTTGCAATAGTATCGAGAGGAAATATCTACAAGAGCCTGATTATGTGGAAAAAAAGAGTTTACTGGTTATGACAACCGGATAGCATTCCAGGTATCATCCTCTTTTACCGGTTCTGAACCATAACTGTATGTTCCATTAAAGTAGGAACCATCCTTTGCTAATGCAAAAGTGAAATTTCCTGCTTCTACAAATGTACCGGTGACCTTCTTGCCATCCTGTGAGACGGTTCCATTCAGATATCCACCGACATTTGTGATCGGACTAAGGGATCGATATACCCCAGATGCTGTTGACCCATCTACTTGAAGAGATAATGTCAGATTAGGAGAGTTCCAGGTGCCGTAGAGAGTATCAACCCCTTCCGATTTCTTGAATTGTTCACTCTGATCATCATATGCCCAGAGAACATCAAGGGTAAAATTATCATCATTGCGAGTAAGAGTAATTTCCCCGGATTCACTCCATACTCCATTAACTACCGATTCATTATCGGAAATAGTTCCGTTAAGTATTCCGGTGTCGTTTACAGAAGGCATAAAGGGAACATATGTCCCGGTTACTGAACTGCCATTCTGTACCAATGTTTCATTGTATCGCAGGCTCTGCCAAACTCCAGTCCATGAGGACTGTTTGTCAGAGGTGCTGCTAGATTTATTCTCTGCAACAACACAACAAACACTAAACACCATACATATTA
This window encodes:
- the cls gene encoding cardiolipin synthase, whose amino-acid sequence is MSTLSTIIHDFILPIILILNICFAITVVFIERKNPTATIAWLMVLVFIPVIGFVLYLFFGQSFYRDRMFKIKKEDDEHVSEIIKLQKKELFREDLPIGQPIPESYRRMMLMLMESSRALVTVHNKVRIFVDGNDKFSALLEAIRGAQDHIHMEYYILKDDEIGNEIFTALIERARAGVSVRFLGDGLGAAGPGKEFFKPYLEAGGKLAFFFPSLIHITHPRINYRNHRKIAIIDGKTGFIGGFNIGDDYLSRIVEWAPWRDTAVQVDGDSVAAMQIRFFLDWNYAAKEDELIYDQRYFPDRHDSSGTWLPMQIVSGGPDTYWNPIKESYLKLIQLASESVYIQTPYFIPDDSILDALRMAALSGIDVRIMMPAKPDHWFVYWAGYSYIEQLLESGVKAYTYDSGFIHAKTIVIDEAAASVGSANWDVRSFRLNFETNAIMYDQEIAKELKNYFLKDLEVCSPLDKDRFAALPSKIKLKLSISRVFSPLL
- a CDS encoding clostripain-related cysteine peptidase, giving the protein MVGSDLESEGGAATDNIKEMIKGAGDIVPDDLQIIVAYGGANKSGWKGMTIATYDQIKKDLENGVIGDDNISSYSNPSLDMGSPAGLKTFIEWTKDRWNGNTTYMIFWDHGSGYQGYGSDEITGNKENVSDIQTAFKETNFKSDVIGFDACLMSELEVISALSPFGTYFVGSEETEPGSGWTYDTWMKVLAQDPSQNPLTVCRTIVDSYVNASGDGGRTLAIIDLKQIPDVVSRLDELGVSLNKVLEEENGLRVLGKAYRNTTKFAQEPGDEGGTSLDLPLLLQYLISHVQDSGSSSSSVNDSAAKAIVYERHDKYITDAKGLSILDPQGTTHDLYVEDGVNARVSPAWDSFTEDFLKKLASDTDKPALNSTGENEYIIEDTSDTASVWIGYYAYDPTADQITEIGNIPAMEDASGKFSIPEWDGTWYYLKDTADPDNHALLGLSYEDMTDDGIVQFSSKLNLIQNGENNTIYLSAYIDPSVREADLDFRPYTIEDNGEILLSRTLLEPKAGDTINTYAPLIQQEGTDQNWISTGSLSLKGPVEMVHDILPDGIYGIGLVADYGNGYQSNSPIEKIEISGGKIVREGNLTI